One window of the Pseudomonas sihuiensis genome contains the following:
- a CDS encoding superoxide dismutase has product MAFELPPLPYEKNALEPHISAETLEFHHDKHHNTYVVNLNNLVPGTEFEGKSLEEIVKTSSGGIFNNAAQVWNHTFYWNCLSPNGGGQPTGALADAINAAFGSFDKFKEEFSKVSIGTFGSGWGWLVKKADGSLALASTIGAGCPLTSGDTPLLTCDVWEHAYYIDYRNLRPKYVEAFWNLVNWDFVAQNYAA; this is encoded by the coding sequence ATGGCTTTTGAATTGCCGCCGCTGCCTTACGAAAAGAATGCCCTCGAGCCGCACATTTCCGCCGAGACCCTCGAATTCCACCACGACAAGCACCACAACACCTACGTCGTGAACCTGAACAACCTGGTGCCGGGCACCGAGTTCGAAGGCAAGAGCCTGGAAGAGATCGTCAAGACTTCCTCGGGCGGCATCTTCAACAACGCCGCTCAGGTGTGGAACCACACCTTCTACTGGAACTGCCTGTCGCCGAACGGCGGTGGCCAGCCGACCGGCGCCCTGGCTGATGCCATCAACGCGGCCTTCGGTTCCTTCGACAAGTTCAAGGAAGAGTTCAGCAAGGTTTCCATCGGCACCTTCGGTTCCGGCTGGGGCTGGCTGGTGAAGAAAGCTGACGGTTCCCTGGCCCTGGCCAGCACCATCGGCGCCGGCTGCCCGCTGACCAGCGGCGACACTCCGCTGCTGACCTGCGACGTGTGGGAACACGCCTACTACATCGACTACCGCAACCTGCGTCCGAAGTACGTCGAGGCGTTCTGGAACCTGGTGAACTGGGACTTCGTCGCCCAGAACTACGCGGCCTGA
- a CDS encoding DUF4350 domain-containing protein, with translation MSRRAGFILAIALLLVLGLIASYVLGKLEPYEDVIEHGPAPEVASSPYLAAEHFLRKQGIAARRAEGLDVLDGLPSEGQTLMLLADRGNMTPRQVERVLQWTAGGGHLLFIAERLWDEEEGKSGDLLLDLLGVQQYMSDELDDEEASEAEAENEQNEEHEAYPQLTKLYLENEQAPAYIAFDTDFHLYDAQNRAHAWANSDSATHLLQLYHGDGLITVLSDPWIWQNRNINEYDHAWLLWYLSQDSAVTLLYHADSDGLARLLLRHFPLALLVLALLIIATLWHVGMRHGPLQAPASRARRQLEEHLRGSADFLLRRSGQHSLLKGLQQDINRRARRRHPGFEKLAVAEQWQVLGRLTRLPAKDISQAMRPLPPQRLSASDFTRQVAHLQTLRNAL, from the coding sequence ATGAGTCGGCGCGCCGGTTTCATCCTCGCCATCGCCCTGCTGCTGGTACTGGGGCTGATCGCCAGCTACGTGTTGGGCAAACTCGAACCCTATGAAGACGTGATCGAGCACGGCCCGGCCCCCGAGGTTGCCAGCAGCCCTTACCTGGCAGCCGAGCACTTCCTACGCAAACAGGGTATTGCCGCCCGCCGCGCCGAAGGCCTGGATGTGCTCGATGGCCTGCCCAGCGAAGGCCAGACCCTGATGCTGCTGGCCGACCGCGGCAACATGACACCACGTCAGGTCGAGCGCGTGCTGCAATGGACGGCGGGCGGCGGTCACCTGCTGTTCATCGCCGAACGCCTGTGGGACGAAGAGGAAGGCAAGAGCGGCGACCTGCTGCTCGATTTGCTCGGCGTCCAGCAATACATGAGTGACGAGTTGGACGACGAAGAAGCCAGTGAGGCAGAAGCGGAAAACGAGCAGAACGAAGAGCACGAAGCCTACCCGCAACTCACCAAGCTCTACCTGGAGAACGAACAGGCCCCGGCCTACATCGCCTTCGACACCGATTTTCACCTGTACGATGCGCAGAACCGCGCGCACGCCTGGGCCAATAGCGACTCTGCCACGCACCTGCTGCAGCTGTATCACGGCGACGGACTGATCACCGTACTGAGCGACCCGTGGATCTGGCAGAACCGTAATATCAACGAGTACGACCATGCCTGGCTTCTCTGGTACCTGAGCCAGGACAGCGCCGTGACCCTGCTTTACCACGCCGACAGCGATGGTCTGGCGCGCCTGCTGCTGCGCCATTTCCCGCTGGCCTTGCTGGTGCTGGCCCTGCTGATCATCGCCACCTTGTGGCACGTCGGCATGCGTCATGGCCCGCTGCAGGCACCGGCCAGCCGAGCACGGCGCCAGCTCGAGGAACACCTGCGTGGCAGTGCCGACTTCCTGCTCCGCCGCAGCGGCCAGCACAGCCTGCTCAAAGGCCTGCAACAGGACATCAATCGCCGCGCACGGCGCCGCCACCCAGGTTTCGAGAAGCTCGCCGTCGCCGAGCAGTGGCAGGTTCTTGGTCGCCTGACCCGCCTGCCCGCCAAGGACATCAGCCAGGCCATGCGCCCATTGCCGCCGCAGCGCCTATCCGCCAGTGACTTCACCCGCCAGGTCGCCCACCTGCAAACCCTCAGGAATGCCCTATGA
- a CDS encoding AAA family ATPase, with amino-acid sequence MSEIPENDNLPVQEPPAATPSNPQAQQRQRASQLAQALRAELRKAVIGQSAVIDDVLTALIAGGHVLVEGVPGLGKTLLVRALARCFGGEFARIQFTPDLMPSDVTGHAVYDMQSEQFKLRKGPVFTNLLLADEINRAPAKTQAALLEVMQERQVTLEGRALPVQLPFMVLATMNPIEQEGTYPLPEAELDRFMLKLRMDYPQQDEELNMVRQVTRSAKADMLEVSPLRTLLQAKDVLALQKIASDLPLDDQVLDYAVRLARATRSWPGLAMGAGPRASIALVRGARARALLRGGDFVVPDDIKSCALAVLRHRVRLAPELDIEGLSVDQVLQQLLDQVPAPRL; translated from the coding sequence ATGAGCGAGATCCCCGAGAACGACAACCTGCCGGTGCAGGAACCCCCAGCCGCCACGCCGAGCAACCCGCAAGCGCAGCAGCGCCAGCGTGCCAGCCAGTTGGCCCAGGCCCTGCGCGCCGAGCTGCGCAAGGCCGTGATCGGCCAGAGCGCGGTGATCGACGACGTGCTGACCGCACTGATCGCCGGTGGCCATGTGCTGGTCGAAGGTGTGCCAGGGCTGGGCAAGACCCTGCTGGTGCGCGCGCTGGCGCGCTGCTTTGGCGGCGAGTTCGCACGTATCCAGTTCACCCCGGATCTGATGCCCAGCGATGTCACTGGCCATGCCGTGTACGACATGCAGAGCGAGCAGTTCAAGCTGCGCAAGGGCCCGGTGTTCACCAACCTGCTGCTGGCCGATGAAATCAACCGCGCACCGGCCAAGACCCAGGCCGCCCTGCTGGAAGTGATGCAGGAGCGCCAGGTGACCCTGGAAGGCCGCGCCCTGCCGGTGCAACTGCCGTTCATGGTGCTGGCGACCATGAACCCGATCGAGCAGGAAGGCACCTACCCGCTACCGGAAGCTGAGCTGGACCGCTTCATGCTCAAGCTGCGCATGGATTATCCGCAGCAGGACGAAGAGCTGAACATGGTGCGCCAGGTGACCCGCTCGGCCAAGGCCGACATGCTCGAAGTCAGCCCGCTGCGCACCCTACTGCAAGCCAAGGACGTGTTGGCCCTGCAGAAGATCGCCAGCGATCTGCCACTGGATGATCAGGTGCTCGATTACGCCGTACGCCTGGCCCGCGCCACCCGCAGTTGGCCGGGCCTGGCCATGGGCGCCGGGCCGCGCGCCTCGATCGCCCTGGTGCGCGGCGCCCGTGCCCGCGCGCTGCTGCGTGGCGGCGACTTCGTTGTGCCGGATGACATCAAGAGCTGCGCGCTGGCCGTGCTGCGTCACCGCGTGCGTCTGGCGCCGGAGCTGGATATCGAAGGCCTGTCGGTGGATCAGGTTCTGCAACAGTTGCTCGATCAGGTGCCGGCACCACGCCTATGA
- a CDS encoding ammonium transporter, with protein sequence MKTLVLLLVAVSFAPQAHAASEEAANTAWLVLASVLVFFMQAGFALLESGMSRAKNAVNVMMKNYMDCCVGGIVFWLFGFGLMFGANVTGWFGMSHFALNDGEPWDYTFLLFQMMFAATAATIASGAMAERTRYGAYLIGAVLISGVIYPIFGSWVWGGLYGGQGWLAKLGFIDFAGSTVVHSIGAWCALAGILVLGPRLGRFAPDGKARLIPGHNLGLVALGGFILWVGWFGFNAGSNLEVSSSLGLIALNTHLAAVAGALGALLAQRSTASPVLLTTTVNGSIGGLVGITAGCASMAPGFALLSGLVAGFVVVYGMRLLDRLQLDDVVGAIPVHGFAGIWGTLAAGLFYQGDLFNWERVAVQALGAAAAFLWAFPVALVFYFLLAKTMGLRVSTQHEQRGLDFAEHAEVGYPEFNLTQTFDSEQWSRRG encoded by the coding sequence ATGAAAACGCTCGTGCTGTTGCTCGTCGCTGTCAGCTTTGCCCCACAGGCCCATGCCGCCAGCGAAGAGGCCGCCAATACGGCCTGGCTGGTGTTGGCCAGCGTGCTGGTGTTCTTCATGCAGGCGGGTTTCGCCCTGTTGGAGAGCGGCATGTCGCGGGCCAAGAACGCGGTCAACGTGATGATGAAGAACTACATGGACTGCTGCGTTGGCGGCATCGTGTTCTGGCTGTTCGGCTTCGGCCTGATGTTCGGTGCCAATGTCACTGGCTGGTTCGGCATGAGTCACTTCGCGCTGAATGACGGCGAGCCTTGGGATTACACCTTCCTGCTGTTCCAGATGATGTTCGCCGCCACCGCTGCGACCATCGCCAGTGGTGCCATGGCCGAACGCACGCGGTATGGCGCCTATCTGATTGGCGCGGTACTGATCAGCGGTGTGATCTATCCGATATTCGGCAGCTGGGTGTGGGGCGGTCTGTACGGTGGTCAGGGGTGGTTGGCCAAGCTGGGCTTCATCGATTTCGCCGGCTCGACCGTGGTGCATAGCATCGGTGCCTGGTGCGCGCTGGCAGGGATTCTGGTGCTGGGCCCGCGTCTCGGGCGTTTCGCCCCTGATGGCAAGGCACGCTTGATCCCTGGGCACAACCTTGGCCTGGTGGCATTGGGCGGTTTCATCCTCTGGGTGGGCTGGTTCGGCTTCAACGCTGGCAGCAACCTGGAAGTCAGCAGCAGCCTTGGCTTGATCGCCCTGAACACGCATCTGGCTGCGGTCGCGGGTGCGCTCGGTGCTCTGCTGGCACAACGCAGCACGGCCAGCCCGGTACTGCTGACCACCACGGTGAACGGCTCGATTGGCGGGCTGGTCGGCATCACCGCCGGTTGCGCCAGCATGGCGCCGGGTTTCGCCCTGCTCAGCGGTCTTGTCGCCGGTTTCGTCGTGGTCTATGGCATGCGTCTGCTCGATCGCCTGCAGCTCGACGATGTGGTCGGTGCTATCCCCGTACATGGTTTCGCCGGCATCTGGGGCACCCTGGCAGCAGGCCTGTTCTATCAGGGTGACCTGTTCAACTGGGAGCGTGTCGCGGTACAGGCATTGGGTGCTGCGGCAGCTTTTCTCTGGGCCTTTCCGGTTGCCCTGGTGTTCTACTTCCTGTTGGCCAAGACCATGGGGTTGCGGGTTTCGACCCAGCATGAGCAGCGCGGGCTGGATTTTGCCGAGCATGCCGAGGTCGGTTATCCGGAGTTCAATCTGACGCAGACCTTCGACAGCGAGCAATGGTCGAGGAGGGGCTAA
- a CDS encoding DUF58 domain-containing protein, protein MKPSRLLLGLLGGLFAAAVLLGALPLLGIRLTDSLMPLAWGLLLALLLIAAVDALWLRRQGSPRLERVLPGNLPLGRWSEVQLIAHHDFTQTQEIEVFDHVPEGMAFDVLPQRITLHPGQQTRVSYRLKPLIRGHFHFALCELKLPSPLRLWQAKRLLPLAGESRVYPDFARLYGAQLKAVDDWLSQLGVRQRPRRGLGLEFHQLREFRDGDTLRQIDWKATARKRTPIAREYQDERDQQIVFLLDCGRRMRSQDDELSHFDHALNACLLLSYVALRQGDAVGLTTFAGNQSRYLAPVKGPAQLNVLLNAVYDLDTSQQPADFSAAADLLLARQRRRSLVVLVTNLRDEDDQDLLAAVRRLSRQHRVLIASLREEALDRLRQTPVEQFDQALAYCGTLDYLNARADLHERLAAHEVPVLDARPGELGPELVSSYLAWKKAGAL, encoded by the coding sequence ATGAAACCTTCGCGCCTGCTCCTCGGGCTGCTCGGCGGCCTGTTCGCCGCTGCCGTGCTGCTCGGCGCCCTGCCCCTGCTCGGCATTCGCCTGACAGACAGCCTGATGCCACTGGCCTGGGGGCTGTTGCTGGCTTTGCTGCTGATTGCCGCCGTCGATGCCTTGTGGCTGCGCCGCCAGGGTTCGCCACGTCTGGAGCGCGTGCTGCCCGGCAACCTGCCGCTGGGACGCTGGAGCGAGGTGCAACTGATCGCCCATCACGACTTCACTCAAACCCAGGAAATCGAGGTCTTCGATCATGTGCCTGAAGGCATGGCTTTCGACGTCCTGCCACAACGCATCACCCTGCACCCCGGCCAGCAGACACGCGTCAGCTATCGCCTCAAGCCACTGATCCGCGGGCATTTCCATTTCGCCCTGTGCGAGCTGAAGCTACCCAGCCCGCTGCGCCTGTGGCAGGCCAAACGCCTGCTGCCGCTCGCCGGCGAAAGCCGCGTCTATCCGGATTTCGCGCGCCTCTATGGCGCCCAGCTCAAGGCCGTGGATGACTGGCTGAGCCAGCTGGGCGTGCGCCAGCGCCCGCGCCGTGGCCTGGGCCTGGAATTTCACCAGCTACGCGAGTTTCGTGATGGCGACACCCTGCGCCAGATCGACTGGAAGGCCACCGCCCGCAAGCGCACACCCATCGCCCGCGAGTACCAGGACGAACGCGACCAGCAGATCGTCTTCCTGCTCGACTGCGGCCGCCGTATGCGCAGCCAGGACGATGAGCTGTCGCACTTCGACCATGCTCTCAACGCCTGCCTGCTGCTCAGCTACGTAGCCCTGCGCCAGGGCGATGCCGTCGGCCTGACAACCTTCGCCGGCAACCAGTCGCGTTACCTCGCGCCGGTCAAGGGCCCTGCGCAATTGAACGTGCTGCTCAACGCCGTTTACGACCTCGACACCAGCCAGCAACCGGCCGACTTCAGCGCCGCTGCCGACTTGCTGCTGGCGCGTCAGCGCCGCCGCTCGCTGGTGGTGCTGGTGACCAACCTGCGCGACGAGGACGATCAGGATCTGCTCGCTGCCGTGCGTCGCCTCTCGCGCCAGCATCGCGTGCTGATCGCCAGCCTGCGCGAGGAAGCGCTGGACCGCCTGCGCCAGACGCCGGTGGAGCAATTCGATCAGGCTCTGGCCTACTGCGGCACGCTGGACTACCTCAATGCCCGCGCCGACCTGCACGAACGTCTGGCCGCCCATGAAGTACCGGTGCTCGACGCCCGCCCTGGCGAACTGGGCCCGGAACTGGTGAGCAGTTATCTAGCCTGGAAAAAAGCCGGCGCGCTTTAA
- a CDS encoding putative bifunctional diguanylate cyclase/phosphodiesterase — MKLELKNSLSLKLLRVVLLSALVVGVVLSCAQIVFDAYKTRQAVANDAHRILGMFRDPSTQAVYSLDREMGMQVIEGLFQHESVRHASIGHPNEPMLAERTRDLAQMPTRWLTDPILGQEQLFATKLVGRGPYSEYYGDLNITLDTAPYGESFVTNSVIIFISGVLRAMAMGLVLYLVYHWLLTKPLSKIIEHLTNINPDRPSEHKLPMLKGNEKNELGLWINTANQLLASIERNTHLRREAENSLLRMAQYDFLTGLPNRQQLQQQLDQILEDAGRLQRRVAVLCVGLDDFKGINEQFSYQSGDQLLLALSDRLRSHSGRLGALARLGGDQFALVQADIEQPYEAAELAQSVLDDLELPFLLDQHEVRLRATIGITLFPEDGDSTEKLLQKAEQTMTLAKSRSRNRYQFYIASVDSEMRRRRELEKDLRDALAQNQLHLVYQPQIDYRDHRVVGVEALLRWQHPQHGFVAPDLFIPLAEQNGTIIPIGEWILDQTCRQLREWHDQGFSDLRMAINLSTVQLHHAELPRVVNNLMQVYRLPPKSLELEVTETGLMEDISTAAQHLLSLRRSGALIAIDDFGTGYSSLSYLKSLPLDKIKIDKSFVQDLLEDEDDATIVRAIIQLGKSLGMQVIAEGVETAEQEAYIIAQGCHEGQGYLYSKPLPARELTLFLKQSRRLSSAATL, encoded by the coding sequence TTGAAGCTGGAATTGAAAAACAGCTTGTCACTCAAGTTGCTCCGCGTGGTGCTGTTGTCAGCACTCGTAGTAGGAGTGGTATTGAGTTGTGCGCAGATTGTCTTCGACGCCTACAAGACACGTCAGGCGGTGGCCAACGATGCCCATCGCATCCTCGGCATGTTCCGCGACCCTTCGACCCAGGCGGTATACAGCCTGGACCGCGAGATGGGCATGCAGGTGATCGAGGGGCTGTTCCAGCACGAATCGGTGCGTCACGCCTCCATCGGCCACCCCAACGAACCCATGCTGGCCGAGCGCACTCGCGATCTGGCACAGATGCCGACTCGCTGGCTGACCGACCCGATTCTCGGTCAGGAGCAGTTGTTCGCCACCAAGCTGGTCGGCCGCGGTCCTTACAGCGAGTATTACGGTGACCTCAACATCACCCTCGATACGGCGCCTTACGGCGAAAGCTTCGTCACCAACTCGGTGATCATCTTCATCTCAGGGGTGCTGCGCGCCATGGCCATGGGCCTGGTGCTCTATCTGGTCTATCACTGGCTGCTGACCAAACCACTGTCGAAGATCATCGAGCACCTTACCAACATCAATCCCGACCGACCCAGCGAACACAAGCTGCCCATGCTCAAGGGCAACGAGAAGAACGAGTTGGGTTTGTGGATCAACACCGCCAACCAGTTGCTGGCCTCCATCGAGCGCAACACCCACCTGCGCCGTGAAGCCGAGAACAGCCTGCTGCGCATGGCTCAGTATGATTTTCTTACCGGCCTGCCCAACCGTCAGCAACTGCAACAGCAGCTCGATCAGATTCTCGAAGATGCCGGCCGTCTTCAGCGTCGCGTTGCCGTGCTCTGCGTCGGCCTGGATGACTTCAAGGGCATCAACGAACAATTCAGTTACCAGAGCGGCGACCAGTTGCTGCTCGCACTGTCCGACCGCCTGCGCAGCCATAGCGGCCGCCTCGGCGCACTGGCCCGTTTGGGCGGTGACCAGTTCGCCCTGGTTCAAGCCGATATCGAACAACCCTACGAAGCCGCCGAACTGGCGCAGAGCGTACTCGACGACCTGGAGCTGCCCTTCCTGCTCGATCAGCACGAAGTGCGCCTGCGCGCCACGATCGGCATCACCCTGTTCCCGGAAGATGGCGACAGCACCGAGAAGCTGCTGCAGAAAGCCGAACAGACCATGACCCTGGCCAAGAGTCGTTCGCGCAATCGCTACCAGTTCTACATCGCCAGCGTCGACAGCGAGATGCGGCGCCGCCGTGAGCTGGAAAAGGATCTGCGCGATGCCCTGGCGCAGAACCAGCTGCACCTGGTCTACCAGCCCCAGATAGACTACCGCGACCACCGCGTGGTCGGCGTCGAAGCGCTGCTGCGCTGGCAGCACCCGCAACATGGTTTCGTCGCACCGGACTTGTTCATCCCGCTGGCCGAGCAGAACGGCACCATCATTCCCATCGGTGAATGGATTCTCGACCAGACCTGCCGCCAGCTGCGCGAATGGCATGACCAGGGCTTCAGCGATCTGCGCATGGCAATCAACCTGTCTACCGTGCAGTTGCACCACGCCGAGCTGCCGCGCGTGGTCAACAATCTGATGCAGGTCTACCGCCTGCCACCCAAAAGCCTGGAGCTGGAAGTCACTGAGACCGGCCTGATGGAAGACATCAGCACCGCCGCCCAGCATCTGCTCAGCCTACGCCGCTCCGGCGCACTGATCGCCATCGACGACTTCGGTACCGGTTATTCCTCGCTGAGCTATCTGAAAAGTCTGCCGCTGGACAAGATCAAGATCGACAAGAGCTTCGTCCAAGACCTGCTCGAAGACGAAGACGACGCCACCATCGTTCGCGCTATCATCCAGCTGGGCAAGAGCCTGGGCATGCAAGTCATCGCCGAAGGCGTGGAAACCGCCGAGCAGGAGGCCTACATCATCGCCCAGGGCTGCCATGAGGGTCAGGGCTACCTCTACAGCAAACCGCTGCCAGCGCGCGAGTTGACGCTGTTCCTCAAGCAATCGCGGCGCCTGAGCTCAGCCGCGACGCTCTAA
- a CDS encoding stage II sporulation protein M translates to MKQSLFESRHQPDWDAFNSQLEALERGKAEAQTYQSFAARYRQLCQHLALAQARGYSSHLIDQLQQLAMRGHQQFYRHRSHLGAQTIRFLFGGFPRLVRSEWRSLCVASLLFFGSLAVMGLLTYLYPELIFSLVSPDQVSEMERMYDPDARRLGRFSERGSGDDWVMFGFYIMNNIGIAFQTFASGLLLGLGSLFFLLFNGLMIGAVAGHLTRIGYGEPFWSFVIGHGAFELTAIALAGAAGFKLGWALLAPGRLPRGEALRLAAGKAIQLVAGVILFLLLAAFIEAFWSSTTFATPNIKYAVGAGLWALVLGYLLLAGRRQHAPD, encoded by the coding sequence GTGAAACAGAGCCTGTTCGAAAGTCGCCATCAGCCGGACTGGGATGCGTTCAACAGTCAGCTCGAGGCGCTCGAGCGCGGCAAGGCCGAAGCGCAAACCTACCAGAGCTTCGCCGCTCGCTACCGCCAGCTCTGCCAGCACCTGGCTTTGGCCCAGGCACGCGGCTACAGCAGCCACCTGATCGATCAACTGCAGCAGTTGGCCATGCGCGGCCACCAGCAGTTCTATCGCCATCGCAGTCACCTCGGCGCGCAGACGATCCGTTTCCTGTTCGGCGGCTTCCCGCGTCTGGTACGCAGCGAATGGCGCAGCCTATGCGTCGCCAGCCTGCTGTTCTTCGGCAGCCTGGCAGTGATGGGACTGCTGACCTATCTCTATCCCGAGCTGATTTTCAGCCTGGTCAGCCCCGACCAGGTCAGCGAAATGGAGCGCATGTACGATCCCGACGCGCGCCGCCTCGGCCGCTTCAGTGAACGCGGTTCGGGCGACGACTGGGTGATGTTCGGCTTCTACATCATGAACAACATCGGCATCGCCTTTCAGACCTTCGCCAGCGGTCTGCTGCTCGGTCTCGGCAGCCTGTTCTTCCTGCTGTTCAATGGCCTGATGATCGGCGCAGTGGCCGGCCACCTGACGCGCATCGGCTATGGCGAGCCCTTCTGGTCCTTCGTCATCGGCCATGGCGCCTTCGAGCTGACCGCCATCGCCCTGGCGGGTGCAGCCGGTTTCAAGCTCGGCTGGGCGCTGCTCGCCCCGGGCCGCCTGCCCCGTGGCGAAGCCTTGCGCCTGGCCGCTGGCAAGGCGATACAGCTGGTGGCCGGGGTGATCCTGTTCCTCCTGCTGGCCGCCTTCATCGAGGCCTTCTGGTCATCCACCACCTTCGCCACCCCGAACATCAAGTACGCCGTCGGTGCCGGGCTCTGGGCGCTGGTGCTGGGTTATCTGCTGCTGGCCGGTCGGAGGCAGCATGCGCCTGACTGA
- a CDS encoding DUF4129 domain-containing protein gives MRLTEASVAIRPRSAWEAIDLGVLLARRHAGLLMASWALVTLPLFALLCALLWQYPGWAIFVFWWLKPAYERLPLYILSQALFGNTPSLRQALRALPKLLWPQLLASLTWRRLSPTRSFDLPVLQLEGLGGQARSQRLVVLGQRDSAAATWLTLVGMHLEIALWMGLVALFYLMLPQQVELNWTWESLIAASSGQWLWLEHLSNLLYVLLLILWEPVYVACGFTLYLNRRTALEAWDIELTFRRLRQRLTGSAYALLLGCALLLTQLPSEAWADTAPATSGEAKQADPQGPDAPRLLLQPLSSQAARESIEALLDEPPFQHRETVTRWRLGEEKPAEETKPEDIEAFLDMLKNLLKLGEWWKSLDVVAQVFEALLWAALAALLAFVLWRYREWLQAFGERIGLPTRRRQAAPQQLFGLELAPETLPDDVASEAERLWAEQPRAALGLLYRALLSRLLHEHRLPLKQSHTEGEVLHLVAGLGQQNLEDYSRQLTLHWQALAYGHRLPAESLRQGLCQGWRSLFGQERAA, from the coding sequence ATGCGCCTGACTGAAGCCAGCGTTGCCATCCGCCCGCGCAGCGCCTGGGAAGCCATCGACCTCGGCGTGCTGCTGGCCCGTCGTCACGCCGGCCTGCTGATGGCCAGTTGGGCGCTGGTCACGCTGCCGCTGTTCGCCCTGCTCTGCGCCTTGCTCTGGCAGTATCCGGGCTGGGCCATCTTCGTCTTCTGGTGGCTCAAGCCGGCCTATGAGCGACTGCCGCTCTACATCCTGTCGCAAGCGCTGTTCGGCAACACACCCTCGCTGAGGCAGGCCCTGCGCGCCCTACCGAAACTGCTATGGCCACAATTGCTGGCCAGCCTGACCTGGCGCCGCCTGAGCCCGACGCGCAGCTTCGATCTGCCCGTGCTGCAGCTGGAGGGCCTGGGCGGTCAGGCACGCAGCCAGCGCCTGGTGGTACTCGGTCAGCGCGACAGCGCCGCTGCCACCTGGCTGACGCTGGTGGGCATGCATCTGGAAATTGCCCTGTGGATGGGCCTGGTCGCCCTGTTCTATCTGATGCTGCCACAACAAGTGGAACTGAACTGGACCTGGGAAAGCCTGATCGCCGCCAGCAGCGGCCAGTGGCTGTGGCTGGAACACTTGTCCAACCTGCTTTATGTGTTGCTGCTGATCCTCTGGGAACCGGTCTATGTCGCCTGCGGCTTCACCCTCTACCTCAACCGCCGCACCGCCCTGGAAGCCTGGGATATCGAACTGACCTTCCGCCGCCTGCGCCAGCGCCTGACCGGCAGCGCCTACGCCCTATTGCTCGGTTGCGCCCTGCTGTTGACGCAGCTGCCCAGCGAGGCCTGGGCCGACACAGCGCCAGCCACCAGCGGGGAAGCCAAGCAGGCTGACCCGCAAGGCCCCGACGCGCCGCGCCTGCTCCTGCAGCCACTGAGCAGCCAGGCCGCGCGTGAAAGCATCGAGGCCCTGCTCGACGAACCGCCCTTCCAGCACCGCGAAACCGTCACCCGCTGGCGCCTGGGCGAAGAGAAGCCCGCGGAGGAAACCAAACCGGAAGACATCGAAGCCTTCCTCGACATGCTCAAGAACCTGCTCAAACTCGGCGAATGGTGGAAGAGCCTGGATGTCGTCGCGCAAGTCTTCGAAGCATTGCTGTGGGCGGCGCTGGCCGCGCTGCTGGCCTTCGTCTTGTGGCGCTACCGCGAGTGGCTGCAGGCCTTTGGCGAACGCATCGGTCTGCCGACGCGGCGCCGGCAGGCCGCACCACAGCAGCTGTTCGGGCTCGAACTGGCGCCGGAAACGCTGCCCGACGATGTCGCCAGCGAAGCTGAGCGGCTCTGGGCCGAACAACCGCGCGCTGCACTCGGTCTGCTCTACCGCGCCCTGCTCAGCCGCCTGCTACACGAACACCGCCTGCCCCTGAAGCAGTCGCACACCGAAGGCGAAGTGCTGCACCTGGTCGCCGGCCTCGGGCAGCAAAACCTGGAGGACTACAGTCGTCAGCTTACCCTGCATTGGCAGGCGCTGGCCTATGGTCACCGCCTGCCTGCCGAATCGCTGCGTCAGGGCCTGTGTCAGGGCTGGCGCAGCCTGTTCGGTCAGGAGCGTGCGGCATGA